Sequence from the Clostridium saccharobutylicum DSM 13864 genome:
GAGCGCTGTAATTCTTTTGCCAGGTATACTTTTTGCATTATTCAGTGATAAAAAGAGAAGTCATGATATGAAAAATAAGAGGTTTGTTGAAAACATAGATAATGTATAAGTAAACTAATGATAAAAATATCATCAATAGGCACCTCTTCCAGAGGTGTGTATCAGTAATACCCCAACTTGTATAATTGGAGTATTACTGATGCTAACTATCGAATAAAGACGATATTTTTATCGTTTGATTTTTCTTCGCTATATTTATAACCAAGCCTGTTAAAGTTTTTTATTGCTGATATATTCTCTATCGTTTCCTCAGTCATATAACGAATCATCTCACCTCTGGCCATTTTTGCAAAGGTACCTTTGGTTATAATTTTATCTTCTTTATATTCAGCAAACGTACATGAAATGAAAGAAGAAAATTTAGAAAGTGAAATATATAATGACTTGGAATATATATTTTAATGTATCTTAGCAATATCATAAAATATTACATATGATTAAATAATATGTTACAATTACAATAGTAAATATTAATTGTATATTATAGGTAAGTATTAAGCGATAATGTAATTACAATATTGGTAATGTTTTTTAGTTTTTCAGTAGTCTCATTATGAATTAGACTTATACTTTGAAATATATTCTAAACCAGAAAGAAAGGGT
This genomic interval carries:
- the yaaA gene encoding peroxide stress protein YaaA, translated to MYSKSLYISLSKFSSFISCTFAEYKEDKIITKGTFAKMARGEMIRYMTEETIENISAIKNFNRLGYKYSEEKSNDKNIVFIR